The following proteins are co-located in the Spirosoma montaniterrae genome:
- a CDS encoding DNA-methyltransferase produces MLTPQYIVDDSRRLQEIFIENQLKRPDLIITSPPYFDVLNYDNHYSQIGFKQKYNDYISDVVGVLQSCYDLANENATLWLVVDTFRRNGELKLLPFDLINEIKENTDHSWKLKEIVIWDKEKSMPWNGKGSFKNEFEYIIFFAKGENFTFNFDEVREINDLKKWWKTYPERYNPNGKAPSNIWSFITPMRGWGNNVQKHLCPFPFPLVEKIISIASNEGDVVFDPFAGSGTVLAIASVMSRFSFGIDINAQYKKTFEEQVLLGAKKHWTDRQKVKEKHSVGLENYAILNNKLRKMKVASAVCQHVNKSNNHQFLYVTKDNLTENNIVEIYVMENGVTPKIDLEDKALKFLIQQAKVKPILHIEKEIPFYEKFMDIRLYKYRYNRFYAYTSPCKFPNIGKREEMYNFIYSDIELKVLE; encoded by the coding sequence ATGTTGACTCCGCAGTATATTGTTGATGATTCAAGAAGACTACAAGAAATTTTCATCGAAAACCAACTTAAGCGACCCGATCTGATTATTACTTCACCGCCTTATTTTGACGTTTTGAACTATGATAATCACTATTCTCAAATAGGCTTCAAGCAAAAATACAACGATTATATAAGTGATGTGGTCGGAGTTCTACAAAGTTGTTACGACTTAGCTAATGAGAATGCGACTTTGTGGCTTGTGGTTGATACATTTAGAAGGAATGGCGAACTCAAGCTCTTACCTTTTGATTTAATTAACGAAATCAAAGAAAATACTGATCACAGCTGGAAGTTGAAAGAGATAGTTATATGGGATAAAGAAAAGAGCATGCCTTGGAATGGCAAAGGGTCTTTCAAAAATGAGTTTGAGTATATTATTTTCTTCGCGAAGGGAGAAAATTTTACTTTCAATTTTGACGAAGTACGTGAAATAAATGATCTAAAAAAATGGTGGAAAACATATCCAGAACGTTACAACCCCAATGGCAAAGCTCCCTCTAATATATGGTCATTTATTACACCAATGAGGGGGTGGGGGAACAACGTACAAAAGCATCTATGTCCTTTTCCGTTTCCACTGGTTGAAAAAATAATTTCTATTGCTAGCAATGAAGGTGATGTGGTTTTTGACCCGTTTGCTGGTTCAGGGACAGTTTTAGCTATTGCCAGTGTGATGAGCCGTTTCTCTTTCGGAATAGATATTAACGCTCAATACAAAAAGACATTTGAGGAACAAGTTTTGTTAGGAGCTAAAAAACACTGGACCGATCGTCAAAAGGTTAAAGAAAAGCATTCTGTTGGTTTAGAAAATTATGCAATTCTTAATAACAAGCTACGTAAAATGAAAGTGGCCTCTGCTGTGTGTCAACATGTCAATAAAAGTAACAATCATCAATTTTTATATGTAACAAAAGACAATTTAACAGAAAATAATATTGTGGAAATCTACGTCATGGAGAATGGTGTGACTCCAAAAATCGATCTTGAAGATAAAGCATTAAAGTTTCTGATTCAACAAGCGAAAGTGAAACCTATATTACACATAGAAAAGGAAATTCCTTTTTATGAGAAATTCATGGATATCAGACTTTATAAGTATCGATATAATCGATTTTATGCATATACTTCGCCATGTAAATTTCCTAACATAGGCAAAAGGGAGGAAATGTACAATTTTATTTACTCTGATATTGAGCTAAAAGTTCTGGAGTAG
- a CDS encoding DUF6265 family protein produces MRLRSLLFLNTALSVLAVLTMEVAFAQTAPARSGSLADVAMLEGHWLGAFNGGPIEASWTAPAGDNIIGYIRMMKDNKATLYELFVFEQTDTGPVAMVKHFKPGLIGVEEKDKADRYRFISAGQDRALFEREDGNIRIIYERRKPNQLVIQRGELKNGQWAFNDLFVFEK; encoded by the coding sequence ATGCGTCTACGTTCCTTACTCTTTCTTAATACCGCTCTATCCGTTCTGGCAGTGCTGACTATGGAAGTTGCCTTTGCCCAGACTGCACCCGCCCGCTCCGGCTCCCTCGCCGATGTAGCGATGCTCGAAGGTCATTGGCTCGGTGCCTTTAACGGCGGCCCCATCGAAGCGTCGTGGACGGCCCCGGCAGGTGACAACATCATAGGCTACATCCGCATGATGAAAGACAACAAAGCCACGCTCTACGAGCTGTTTGTTTTCGAGCAGACCGATACCGGCCCCGTGGCGATGGTGAAGCACTTCAAACCCGGCCTGATTGGAGTAGAAGAAAAAGACAAAGCCGACCGCTACCGCTTTATCAGTGCGGGACAAGACCGCGCCCTGTTCGAGCGAGAAGACGGCAACATCCGCATCATCTACGAACGGCGCAAACCCAACCAACTCGTCATTCAACGTGGAGAGTTGAAAAACGGGCAGTGGGCGTTTAATGATTTGTTTGTGTTTGAGAAGTAG
- a CDS encoding peptidylprolyl isomerase — protein MKQALLALFLFICVAGYAQRIRIDTEAGPIVLELYPAKAPGTVANFLRYVDDKRYDGATFYRVVRMDNQATSPVKIEVIQGGLRADSTRMFPPIAQETTQKTGLKHLDGTLSMARGKPDSGASEFFICINAQPELDFGGKRNPDGQGFAAFGQVIEGMDVVRRIQQGETGQDGPTNAYSNPMQLLKKPVVIRSVRRM, from the coding sequence ATGAAACAAGCCTTACTTGCTCTTTTCCTGTTTATCTGCGTTGCCGGATACGCACAACGAATTCGGATCGATACCGAAGCCGGGCCGATTGTACTGGAACTTTACCCCGCCAAAGCCCCCGGCACAGTTGCTAATTTTCTGCGCTACGTAGATGATAAACGTTACGACGGAGCCACCTTCTACCGGGTCGTGCGGATGGACAATCAGGCCACCAGCCCGGTAAAAATCGAAGTGATTCAGGGCGGTTTACGCGCCGATTCAACGCGCATGTTTCCGCCCATCGCGCAGGAAACTACGCAGAAAACCGGCCTGAAACACCTCGATGGTACGCTCTCGATGGCGCGGGGCAAACCCGACAGTGGTGCGTCCGAATTTTTTATCTGCATCAACGCCCAGCCCGAACTCGACTTCGGCGGCAAACGCAACCCCGACGGACAGGGATTTGCCGCCTTCGGTCAGGTCATCGAAGGTATGGACGTGGTGCGCCGGATTCAGCAGGGCGAAACTGGTCAGGACGGTCCCACCAATGCCTATTCAAATCCCATGCAATTACTCAAAAAGCCGGTTGTGATACGCAGCGTCCGGCGCATGTAA